One Malania oleifera isolate guangnan ecotype guangnan chromosome 9, ASM2987363v1, whole genome shotgun sequence DNA segment encodes these proteins:
- the LOC131164876 gene encoding mogroside IE synthase-like, whose protein sequence is MASGSGGDGEIFVVTSIGQGHLFPCMELCKRIASRNYRTTLVIPSNLSSSVPSSFLQHSLVSLAEIAPATGMKTLASDAVRQKMGLDLEAHLTRRSMGPDPHPLLCAVIDFQMGWTKEVFRKFSVPVVGFFTFGACAAAMEWGAWKTVAGNIAPGEVRTIPGLPGMALSLSDLKRRPGGPPPGAEGPKPPGGGGPLKPGDRPPWVGEIEGSSALIFNTCDGLERPFIEYMADQLDLPVWGVGPLLPEQYWKSSDSPIRDREMRTQKRPSNYSEEEVIQWLDTKPRGSVLYVSFGSELGPTTEECSEIAAALEESTRPFIWVIQPDWGRSQPPGAGRSESEGGYQYHPHGLEKKVGERGMIICGWAPQLLILSHPSTGGFLSHCGWNSTAEAIGQGVPLLAWPIRGDQYYNAKLVAEHLKIGHMALGDPSGMGKKEDILSGVERMMGDEEVRQRAAELRAKFIHGFPTSSDAALDAFLGFFRPNASYSQTLN, encoded by the coding sequence ATGGCGAGTGGTAGTGGTGGTGATGGTGAGATATTCGTGGTGACATCGATTGGGCAGGGCCATCTCTTCCCTTGTATGGAGCTCTGCAAACGCATAGCCTCTCGAAATTACAGAACTACCCTCGTAATTCCCTCCAATCTCTCCTCTTCCGTCCCCTCTTCCTTCCTCCAGCACTCCCTCGTGAGCCTCGCCGAAATCGCCCCCGCCACCGGTATGAAGACGCTTGCATCCGACGCCGTCCGCCAAAAAATGGGCCTGGACCTCGAGGCCCATCTCACTCGCCGATCCATGGGCCCAGATCCGCACCCCCTCCTCTGCGCTGTCATCGACTTCCAGATGGGCTGGACCAAGGAGGTTTTCCGCAAGTTCAGTGTTCCCGTGGTTGGCTTCTTCACTTTCGGAGCTTGCGCCGCCGCCATGGAGTGGGGCGCATGGAAAACCGTCGCCGGAAACATCGCTCCCGGCGAGGTCCGTACGATTCCAGGCTTGCCCGGGATGGCTCTATCACTCTCCGATCTAAAACGGCGGCCTGGCGGGCCACCGCCCGGTGCCGAAGGTCCCAAACCGCCGGGCGGTGGCGGCCCGCTTAAACCGGGTGACCGGCCGCCGTGGGTAGGGGAGATCGAGGGCTCCTCGGCGCTGATATTCAACACGTGCGACGGTCTGGAGCGTCCGTTCATCGAGTACATGGCTGATCAGTTGGATTTGCCGGTATGGGGTGTGGGCCCACTCCTGCCGGAGCAGTACTGGAAGTCGTCGGATTCCCCGATCCGCGACCGCGAGATGAGAACCCAGAAACGCCCGTCCAACTACTCGGAGGAGGAAGTGATCCAATGGTTGGATACCAAACCACGTGGATCCGTGCTATACGTCTCTTTTGGGAGTGAGCTGGGCCCCACGACGGAGGAGTGCTCAGAAATCGCGGCCGCTTTAGAAGAGTCGACTCGGCCGTTTATCTGGGTCATACAACCCGATTGGGGCAGGTCACAACCCCCGGGAGCGGGTAGGTCTGAGTCTGAGGGAGGCTACCAGTACCACCCTCACGGGTTGGAGAAGAAAGTGGGAGAAAGGGGTATGATAATATGCGGGTGGGCACCGCAACTATTGATACTGAGTCACCCGTCAACAGGTGGATTCCTATCGCATTGCGGTTGGAACTCGACGGCGGAGGCAATCGGGCAGGGGGTGCCACTGTTGGCGTGGCCCATAAGAGGAGACCAGTACTACAATGCAAAATTAGTGGCGGAGCATTTAAAGATAGGGCACATGGCCTTGGGAGATCCGTCGGGGATGGGAAAGAAGGAGGATATATTGAGCGGAGTTGAGCGGATGATGGGTGACGAGGAGGTCCGACAGCGGGCAGCGGAGCTTCGGGCCAAGTTCATTCACGGCTTTCCGACTAGCTCCGACGCCGCCTTGGATGCGTTTCTGGGATTTTTCAGACCTAATGCATCCTACTCGCAGACGCTCAATTAG